Proteins encoded together in one Catellatospora citrea window:
- the secD gene encoding protein translocase subunit SecD gives MAPPQGQMRPGRQLALLGAIFVILASAVWFGGKGGWQDRLAPNLGLDLVGGSRVTLLAQTGADGKPPTTQDLEQARRIIAERVDARGVSEAQVVIEGNQNIVISVAKKGDDAINDVGQASQLFFRKLLSQTDGSGLAAAPQASPSPSASASGSPKPSTAASPAATPKPSVSPSTGGTGGGAAMAPTPTPTPAASKSPTASASPAAAPKPSAPADPKVTVAQVQAKVGKAAWDAAGKLTAVAADPAQLEVLQPFAQLNNFEVALLAPKVQFYVPQVSCEQLDKRPPGSINNPDAEAVACEDGMKYLLDVSKVKGTDVDKASPQIEQNTNRRVVSLDFSSDGLDKWTSLTKESFNNEGQKCDQTALGAGSHCRVAVVLDNKVISSPEIQGVLGDDSVITGDFDQKSATDLANNLNYGSLSMTFLQQEAQSITPTLGGEHLQAGLLAAGIGMLLVVIYSFFYYRLLGTVIVLSLILSAALTFLALVFLGREMGFTLTLAGIAGFIVSLGVAADSFVIYFERLKDEIREGRSPRSAVPRAWVRARKTILTANAISLMAALVLYLVSSGAVAGFAFALGLATLIDLVVVFLFRHPIMTMFARTDAFLSPRVSGLGRVLHEAKEAK, from the coding sequence GTGGCACCACCTCAGGGACAGATGCGCCCCGGGAGGCAACTTGCCCTTCTCGGCGCCATCTTCGTCATCCTCGCCAGCGCGGTCTGGTTCGGCGGCAAGGGCGGCTGGCAGGATCGCCTCGCCCCCAACCTCGGCCTTGACCTCGTCGGCGGCTCGCGGGTCACCCTCCTGGCGCAGACCGGCGCCGATGGCAAGCCGCCGACGACGCAGGATCTCGAGCAGGCCCGCCGGATCATCGCCGAGCGCGTCGACGCTCGCGGCGTGTCCGAGGCGCAGGTCGTCATCGAGGGCAACCAGAACATCGTGATCTCGGTGGCCAAGAAGGGCGACGACGCGATCAACGACGTCGGCCAGGCCTCCCAGCTGTTCTTCCGCAAGCTGCTGAGCCAGACCGACGGCAGCGGCCTGGCCGCCGCGCCGCAGGCCTCGCCGAGCCCTAGCGCGAGCGCGTCCGGCTCCCCGAAGCCGAGCACCGCGGCCAGCCCGGCGGCGACGCCGAAGCCGTCGGTGAGCCCGTCGACCGGTGGCACCGGTGGCGGTGCCGCGATGGCGCCGACCCCGACGCCGACCCCGGCCGCCAGCAAGAGCCCGACCGCCTCGGCCAGCCCGGCTGCCGCCCCGAAGCCGTCCGCCCCCGCGGACCCCAAGGTGACCGTGGCGCAGGTGCAGGCCAAGGTCGGCAAGGCCGCCTGGGACGCCGCCGGCAAGCTGACCGCGGTCGCGGCCGACCCGGCCCAGCTCGAGGTGCTCCAGCCGTTCGCTCAGCTGAACAACTTCGAGGTCGCGCTGCTGGCGCCGAAGGTGCAGTTCTACGTGCCGCAGGTGAGCTGCGAGCAGCTCGACAAGCGCCCCCCGGGCTCGATCAACAACCCGGACGCCGAGGCCGTCGCGTGCGAGGACGGCATGAAGTACCTGCTCGACGTCTCGAAGGTCAAGGGCACCGACGTCGACAAGGCGTCGCCGCAGATCGAGCAGAACACCAACCGCCGGGTGGTCTCGCTGGACTTCTCCAGCGACGGTCTGGACAAGTGGACCTCGCTGACCAAGGAGTCCTTCAACAACGAGGGCCAGAAGTGCGACCAGACCGCGCTGGGCGCGGGCAGCCACTGCCGCGTCGCCGTGGTGCTGGACAACAAGGTCATCTCCTCGCCGGAGATCCAGGGCGTGCTCGGTGACGACTCCGTCATCACCGGCGACTTCGACCAGAAGTCGGCCACCGACCTGGCCAACAACCTGAACTACGGTTCGCTGTCGATGACGTTCCTCCAGCAGGAGGCCCAGTCCATCACCCCGACGCTGGGCGGTGAGCACCTGCAGGCAGGTCTGCTCGCGGCCGGCATCGGCATGCTGCTGGTGGTCATCTACTCGTTCTTCTACTACCGCCTGCTGGGCACGGTCATCGTGCTGTCGCTGATCCTGTCGGCGGCGCTGACCTTCCTGGCGCTGGTGTTCCTGGGCCGGGAGATGGGCTTCACCCTGACGCTGGCCGGTATCGCCGGATTCATCGTCTCGCTCGGTGTCGCCGCGGACTCCTTCGTCATCTACTTCGAACGTCTGAAGGACGAGATCCGCGAGGGCCGCAGTCCGCGCAGCGCGGTGCCCCGCGCCTGGGTGCGTGCCCGCAAGACGATCCTGACCGCCAACGCGATCTCGCTGATGGCCGCGCTGGTGCTCTACCTCGTCTCCTCCGGCGCGGTGGCGGGCTTCGCCTTCGCGCTGGGTCTGGCGACCCTGATCGACCTGGTCGTGGTGTTCCTCTTCCGTCACCCGATCATGACGATGTTCGCGCGTACCGACGCGTTCCTGTCCCCGCGCGTCAGCGGCCTGGGCCGCGTGCTGCACGAAGCCAAGGAGGCTAAGTGA
- the secF gene encoding protein translocase subunit SecF: MSGLASRLYSGDAGFQIVGKRKLWFGVAGGMLLIAILAMSIIGFKPGIEFEGGNEFTVPVSAGSSVEVEKAIDDAIKSVDAEASLVPVQKVGDAAYTVRSSSLTNEQTEAVKEKIVTTLKLNVDDVSGNRVSQAWGAQVTEQALIGLALFVLVVSIYLVIRFEWQMAAAAVASLVFDLVATAAVYSLVGFEVTPSTVIGFLTILGFALYDVVVVFDKVQENTRGITGSSTQTYAEAANLALNQTFMRSINTALVALLPVGGLLFIGAGLLGAGTLKDLGLVLFIGMGTAVYSSLFFATPVLVWLKEKDPKIANHTARVLARRAAPAKSPAGDLPAQVGAGAGSAAPKAGAKPTVGAKAGRPAGRPAGKRR, encoded by the coding sequence ATGAGTGGTCTCGCATCCCGGCTCTACAGCGGTGACGCAGGGTTCCAGATCGTCGGCAAGCGCAAGCTGTGGTTCGGCGTCGCCGGCGGCATGCTGCTGATCGCGATCCTGGCCATGTCCATCATCGGCTTCAAGCCCGGCATCGAGTTCGAGGGCGGCAACGAGTTCACGGTGCCGGTCTCGGCGGGCTCGTCCGTCGAGGTCGAGAAGGCCATCGACGACGCGATCAAGTCGGTCGACGCCGAGGCGTCGTTGGTCCCCGTGCAGAAGGTCGGCGACGCTGCGTACACGGTGCGCAGCTCGTCGCTGACCAACGAGCAGACCGAGGCGGTCAAGGAGAAGATCGTCACGACGCTGAAGCTCAACGTCGACGACGTCAGCGGCAACCGGGTCAGCCAGGCCTGGGGCGCGCAGGTCACCGAGCAGGCGCTGATCGGCCTGGCGCTGTTCGTCCTGGTCGTCAGCATCTACCTGGTGATCCGCTTCGAGTGGCAGATGGCCGCGGCCGCGGTCGCCTCCCTCGTGTTCGACCTGGTCGCCACAGCCGCGGTGTACTCCCTGGTCGGCTTCGAGGTCACCCCGTCGACGGTGATCGGCTTCCTGACGATCCTGGGCTTCGCGCTCTACGACGTCGTGGTCGTGTTCGACAAGGTGCAGGAGAACACCCGCGGCATCACGGGCAGCAGCACCCAGACGTACGCCGAGGCGGCCAACCTGGCGCTGAACCAGACCTTCATGCGGTCCATCAACACCGCGCTGGTGGCGCTGCTGCCGGTCGGCGGTCTGCTGTTCATCGGCGCGGGCCTGCTCGGCGCGGGCACGCTGAAGGACCTGGGCCTGGTGCTGTTCATCGGTATGGGCACCGCGGTCTACTCGTCGCTGTTCTTCGCCACGCCGGTGCTGGTGTGGCTGAAGGAGAAGGACCCGAAGATCGCCAACCACACCGCGCGGGTGCTGGCGCGCCGCGCCGCTCCGGCCAAGTCCCCGGCGGGCGACCTGCCGGCGCAGGTCGGCGCGGGTGCGGGCAGTGCGGCTCCGAAGGCGGGCGCCAAGCCCACCGTCGGCGCCAAGGCGGGGCGTCCCGCGGGCCGTCCCGCAGGCAAGCGTCGCTGA
- a CDS encoding adenine phosphoribosyltransferase → MTNDLIQGDSGPATAALVADMVVDVADFPKTGVLFKDLTPLFADGKAFRGVIDAIVAQYAGEFDVVVGVEARGFVLAAAVAYAAGTGVVAVRKAGKLPRVAHSATYSLEYGTATLEISEAAFTPGQRVLVVDDVLATGGTADATLDLVQRAGGILAGFVVLIELGFLGGRERLGDRPVHALLRI, encoded by the coding sequence GTGACCAACGATCTGATCCAGGGTGACAGCGGACCCGCCACCGCGGCGCTCGTCGCCGACATGGTCGTCGACGTGGCGGACTTCCCGAAGACGGGTGTCCTGTTCAAGGACCTGACCCCGCTGTTCGCCGACGGCAAGGCGTTCCGCGGCGTCATCGACGCGATCGTGGCGCAGTACGCCGGTGAGTTCGACGTGGTCGTGGGCGTGGAGGCGCGCGGTTTCGTGCTGGCCGCCGCGGTCGCGTACGCCGCCGGCACGGGCGTGGTGGCCGTGCGCAAGGCCGGCAAGCTGCCCCGGGTGGCCCACTCGGCCACGTACTCCCTGGAGTACGGCACGGCGACCCTGGAGATCAGCGAGGCCGCGTTCACGCCCGGCCAGCGGGTGCTGGTCGTCGACGACGTGCTGGCCACCGGTGGCACCGCCGACGCCACGCTGGACCTGGTGCAGCGGGCGGGCGGAATACTGGCCGGCTTCGTGGTGCTGATCGAACTGGGCTTCCTCGGCGGCCGCGAGCGCCTGGGCGACCGCCCGGTGCACGCCCTGCTGCGCATCTAG
- a CDS encoding RelA/SpoT family protein, translating into MFAGVPSGRRVRARLSRFNAPWQSASVSEELEPLIAAHRAAHPKADIRVLQKAYETARQWHEGQFRKSGDPYITHPLAVASILADLGMDTTTLVAALLHDTIEDTPYTLEAARADFGDEVALLVDGVTKLDKVKLGDSAKAETIRKMVVSTAKDPRVLVVKLADRLHNMRTLTFLPVAKREQKARETLEILAPLAHRLGMNTVKWELEDLSFATLFPKRFKEIQRLVSDHTPQRDNLLKQVTDRVQADLRGSKINAKVTGRPKHLYSIYQKMIVRGRDFNEIYDLVGVRILVDTVRDCYAALGVIHAAWQPVPGRFKDYIAMPKMNFYQSLHTTVIGPNGKPVEMQIRTHAMHGTAEYGIAAHWKYKEGPKANSTVVGPSSHIDGMTWLRQLLDWQRETSDPGEFLDALRHDLSSQEVFVFTPKGEVIALPNGSTPVDFAYAVHTEVGHRCIGARVNSKLVPLESVLSNGDVIEIFTSKSESAGPTQDWLGFVKSSRARTKIRQYFNKERRDEAIDAGKDSLARAMRRQGLPLQRLLTAGGLLAIARELHLSDITSLYAAVGEGQVSAQSVVQRLVAGYGGEEGAVEDIAESTIPTRPSRTRAPGHDPGVAVKGVSNVWIKLARCCTPVPGDQVYGFMTRSGGISVHREDCVNTGDLKAQPERLVEVTWKPTAGSMFLVAIQVEALDRHKLLADITRALSEERVNILSATVTTTRDRIAVSRFSFEMADPKHLGHLLNAVRGVEGVMDAYRVTSGA; encoded by the coding sequence ATGTTCGCCGGCGTGCCGTCGGGTCGCCGCGTGCGCGCCCGGCTGTCCCGCTTCAACGCGCCCTGGCAGTCCGCCAGCGTCAGCGAGGAGCTGGAGCCGCTCATCGCCGCCCACCGGGCAGCGCACCCCAAGGCCGACATCCGCGTCCTGCAGAAGGCGTACGAGACGGCCCGGCAGTGGCACGAGGGTCAGTTCCGCAAGTCCGGCGACCCGTACATCACGCACCCGCTGGCCGTCGCGAGCATCCTGGCCGACCTCGGCATGGACACCACCACGCTGGTGGCCGCGCTGCTGCACGACACCATCGAGGACACGCCCTACACCCTGGAGGCGGCCCGCGCCGACTTCGGCGACGAGGTCGCGCTGCTGGTCGACGGTGTGACCAAGCTCGACAAGGTGAAGCTGGGCGACTCGGCCAAGGCCGAGACGATCCGCAAGATGGTCGTGTCCACCGCCAAGGACCCGCGGGTGCTGGTGGTCAAGCTCGCCGACCGGCTGCACAACATGCGTACGCTGACGTTCCTGCCGGTGGCCAAGCGGGAGCAGAAGGCGCGCGAGACGCTGGAGATCCTGGCGCCGCTGGCGCACCGGCTCGGTATGAACACCGTGAAGTGGGAGCTGGAGGACCTGTCCTTCGCGACGTTGTTCCCCAAGCGCTTCAAGGAGATCCAGCGCCTGGTCAGCGACCACACCCCGCAGCGGGACAACCTGCTCAAGCAGGTCACCGACCGGGTGCAGGCCGACCTGCGCGGCTCGAAGATCAACGCGAAGGTCACCGGCCGGCCCAAGCACCTGTACTCGATCTACCAGAAGATGATCGTGCGCGGCCGCGACTTCAACGAGATCTACGATCTCGTCGGCGTGCGCATCCTGGTGGACACCGTGCGCGACTGCTACGCGGCGCTCGGCGTGATCCACGCGGCCTGGCAACCGGTCCCCGGCCGGTTCAAGGACTACATCGCCATGCCGAAGATGAACTTCTACCAGTCGCTGCACACGACCGTGATCGGCCCCAACGGCAAGCCGGTCGAGATGCAGATCCGCACCCACGCGATGCACGGCACCGCGGAGTACGGCATCGCCGCGCACTGGAAGTACAAGGAGGGCCCGAAGGCCAACTCCACGGTGGTCGGCCCGTCCAGCCACATCGACGGCATGACCTGGCTGCGCCAGCTGCTGGACTGGCAGCGCGAGACGTCCGACCCGGGCGAGTTCCTCGACGCGCTGCGCCACGACCTGTCCAGCCAGGAAGTGTTCGTCTTCACGCCCAAGGGCGAGGTCATCGCGCTGCCCAACGGCTCCACGCCGGTCGACTTCGCGTACGCGGTGCACACCGAGGTGGGCCACCGCTGCATCGGCGCGCGGGTCAACAGCAAGCTGGTGCCGTTGGAGTCGGTGCTGTCCAACGGCGACGTGATCGAGATCTTCACGTCCAAGTCGGAGAGCGCGGGCCCCACCCAGGACTGGCTGGGCTTCGTCAAGTCCTCCCGGGCGCGGACGAAGATCCGGCAGTACTTCAACAAGGAGCGCCGCGACGAGGCCATCGACGCGGGCAAGGACTCCCTGGCCCGGGCCATGCGTCGGCAGGGACTGCCGCTGCAGCGCCTGCTGACCGCGGGCGGCCTGCTGGCCATCGCCCGTGAGCTGCACCTGAGCGACATCACCTCGCTCTACGCGGCGGTCGGCGAGGGCCAGGTCTCGGCACAGTCGGTGGTGCAGCGCCTGGTCGCCGGATACGGCGGCGAGGAGGGCGCGGTCGAGGACATCGCCGAGTCCACCATCCCGACCCGGCCCAGCCGCACCCGTGCGCCCGGCCATGACCCCGGTGTCGCGGTCAAGGGCGTGTCCAACGTCTGGATCAAGCTGGCCCGCTGCTGCACCCCGGTGCCCGGCGACCAGGTGTACGGCTTCATGACCCGCTCCGGCGGGATCAGCGTGCACCGCGAGGACTGCGTCAACACCGGCGACCTCAAGGCGCAGCCGGAGCGGCTGGTCGAGGTCACCTGGAAGCCGACCGCGGGCTCGATGTTCCTGGTCGCCATCCAGGTCGAGGCGCTCGACCGGCACAAGCTGCTGGCCGACATCACCCGGGCGCTGAGCGAGGAGCGGGTGAACATCCTGTCCGCGACGGTCACCACGACCCGCGACCGGATCGCGGTCAGCCGCTTCAGCTTCGAGATGGCCGACCCGAAGCACCTGGGCCACCTGCTCAACGCCGTACGCGGCGTGGAAGGCGTCATGGACGCCTACCGCGTCACCTCGGGGGCCTGA
- a CDS encoding peptidylprolyl isomerase translates to MATPPWTPDSSSHQAPAAQRRGTSGCLIAGVVTAIVVVLICAVVAAVVLVQRLRDEAVPGAAPGTEPTAAASAPTGGACRWLPTDEASNPNIKNVGNPPTTVPTTGTQQLTMTTNRGVVKVRVETAKAPCAAASITYLAGRNFFDGTKCHRLTTEGISVLQCGDPSSTGMGGPSYRFAEENLPTGADPYPVGTIAMAKTQDPATTGSQFFIVWGPTPIAPEYTVLGTVTSGLDGVQEIGRQGAVDPAGQAATDGTPKSPVTITTLTVTPAP, encoded by the coding sequence GTGGCCACTCCCCCCTGGACGCCCGACAGCAGTTCGCACCAAGCTCCCGCGGCGCAGCGCCGCGGCACCAGCGGTTGCCTGATCGCGGGCGTGGTCACCGCCATCGTGGTGGTGCTGATCTGCGCGGTCGTCGCCGCCGTCGTGCTGGTGCAGCGGCTGCGCGACGAGGCCGTCCCCGGTGCCGCGCCCGGGACCGAGCCGACCGCCGCCGCAAGTGCCCCGACGGGTGGCGCCTGCCGCTGGCTGCCGACCGACGAGGCGTCGAACCCGAACATCAAGAACGTGGGCAACCCGCCGACGACCGTGCCGACGACCGGCACCCAGCAGCTCACCATGACCACCAACCGCGGTGTGGTCAAGGTGCGGGTCGAGACCGCCAAGGCGCCGTGCGCGGCGGCCAGCATCACCTACCTGGCGGGTCGGAACTTCTTCGACGGAACGAAGTGCCACCGCCTGACCACTGAGGGCATCAGTGTGCTGCAGTGCGGTGACCCGTCCAGCACCGGCATGGGCGGGCCGTCGTACCGGTTCGCCGAGGAGAACCTGCCCACGGGTGCCGACCCCTACCCCGTCGGCACGATCGCCATGGCCAAGACGCAGGACCCGGCCACCACCGGCAGCCAGTTCTTCATCGTCTGGGGCCCGACCCCGATCGCTCCCGAATACACGGTGCTCGGCACCGTGACCTCGGGTCTGGACGGGGTGCAGGAGATCGGCAGGCAGGGCGCGGTCGACCCCGCGGGCCAGGCCGCGACCGACGGAACCCCCAAGTCGCCCGTCACCATCACCACCCTCACCGTCACCCCCGCGCCCTAA
- a CDS encoding peptidylprolyl isomerase, whose product MSSTIQRQRAAARARLERQMGERLEEARKRKQRNAVIGAAVALLLVIGGTIWLMNVVGGKDETPATAAPLPDGQVCTWTPDAAGNPNLKDVGTPPTEVSAKGKQTMTITTSAGVVEIAVNTAKAPCTAASFTYLAGKNFFDNTKCHRLTTEGIKVLQCGDPSGTGMGGPSYKFAEENLPNVTDQATAYPAGTVAIANTGQPGSSGSQFFLVYGPSPLESKYTVLGTITKGLDIVEKIGAAGAVDKGGKAIGDGAPKTPITITSVKMTPAES is encoded by the coding sequence GTGAGTTCCACGATCCAGCGCCAGCGCGCGGCGGCCCGCGCGCGGCTCGAGCGCCAGATGGGCGAGCGGCTGGAAGAGGCCCGCAAGCGCAAGCAGCGCAACGCCGTGATCGGTGCGGCGGTGGCCCTGCTGCTCGTCATCGGCGGCACGATCTGGCTGATGAACGTCGTCGGCGGCAAGGACGAGACGCCCGCCACCGCCGCCCCGCTGCCGGACGGCCAGGTCTGCACCTGGACGCCCGACGCCGCGGGCAACCCCAACCTCAAGGACGTCGGCACGCCGCCGACCGAGGTGAGCGCCAAGGGCAAGCAGACCATGACGATCACCACCAGCGCCGGCGTGGTCGAGATCGCCGTGAACACGGCCAAGGCGCCGTGCACCGCGGCCAGCTTCACCTACCTGGCGGGCAAGAACTTCTTCGACAACACCAAGTGCCACCGGCTCACCACCGAGGGCATCAAGGTGCTGCAGTGCGGCGACCCGTCGGGCACCGGCATGGGCGGCCCGTCGTACAAGTTCGCCGAGGAGAACCTGCCCAACGTGACCGACCAGGCCACCGCGTACCCGGCCGGCACGGTCGCCATCGCCAACACCGGCCAGCCCGGCAGCAGCGGCAGCCAGTTCTTCCTGGTCTACGGCCCCTCGCCGCTGGAGTCGAAGTACACCGTGCTGGGCACCATCACCAAGGGCCTGGACATCGTCGAGAAGATCGGCGCCGCGGGCGCGGTCGACAAGGGCGGCAAGGCCATCGGCGACGGCGCGCCGAAGACCCCGATCACCATCACCTCGGTGAAGATGACCCCCGCCGAGAGCTGA
- a CDS encoding peptidylprolyl isomerase → MASSNTRQRKLARAKVDRQMARRADQERRSRQLKAVFGGLFAIVLVGVLGAWSLGAFDAKPTDTVAETCAWNPLDVAGNPSLKDAGKPATSGMPTSGTSAMTVAFNSGNVVAELDRTAAPCGAASLKYLADSGFYNDTKCHELTHGEGDFALACGDPSGTGNGGAAYSWWTENPPAAAEEPSAAPSTTTSAAAGATPSPSAPAAVRYPAGTVAMTPNVNGSQFVIFYQDSTTETAYSIVGKLTSGLDVIKKIAQAGTTANEAGEDTKPKQDVVVKTLTVVDTTAPVSPSTPASPTAPAPSGAATTPKPSASTAS, encoded by the coding sequence GTGGCTTCCAGCAATACCCGACAGCGCAAGCTGGCCCGCGCCAAGGTCGACCGGCAGATGGCTCGCCGGGCCGATCAGGAGCGCCGCTCGCGCCAGCTCAAGGCGGTGTTCGGCGGACTGTTCGCGATCGTGCTCGTCGGGGTGCTCGGGGCGTGGAGCCTCGGCGCCTTCGACGCCAAGCCGACGGACACGGTCGCCGAGACCTGCGCCTGGAACCCGCTGGACGTGGCGGGCAACCCGTCCCTCAAGGACGCGGGCAAGCCGGCGACCAGCGGCATGCCGACCTCGGGCACGTCCGCGATGACGGTCGCCTTCAACAGTGGCAACGTCGTCGCCGAGCTCGACCGCACCGCCGCCCCGTGCGGCGCGGCCAGCCTGAAGTACCTGGCCGACAGCGGGTTCTACAACGACACCAAGTGCCACGAGCTGACCCATGGCGAGGGCGACTTCGCGCTGGCCTGCGGTGACCCCTCCGGCACCGGCAACGGCGGCGCGGCGTACTCCTGGTGGACGGAGAACCCGCCGGCCGCGGCAGAGGAGCCGAGCGCGGCGCCGTCGACCACCACCAGCGCGGCGGCCGGGGCGACCCCGAGCCCGAGCGCGCCGGCGGCGGTCCGCTACCCGGCCGGCACGGTCGCCATGACGCCGAACGTCAACGGCAGCCAGTTCGTGATCTTCTACCAGGACTCGACGACCGAGACCGCGTACTCGATCGTCGGCAAGCTGACCTCCGGCCTCGACGTCATCAAGAAGATCGCCCAGGCCGGCACCACCGCGAACGAGGCGGGCGAGGACACCAAGCCCAAGCAGGACGTCGTGGTCAAGACGCTGACGGTGGTCGACACCACCGCCCCGGTTTCGCCGTCCACCCCGGCCAGCCCGACCGCACCGGCCCCGTCCGGCGCGGCCACCACCCCGAAGCCGTCGGCCTCGACCGCCAGTTGA
- a CDS encoding MBL fold metallo-hydrolase has product MLVVGFPAQAFGTNCYVVASAPGEQCVVIDPGIGIMDHLDEVLAEHRLRPAAVVLTHGHLDHTFSVTPVCGARGITAWIHPADRELLADPAKALSVDLSAMFGGRLPYAEPDDVAELTDGAVLSLAGLEITVDHAPGHTGGSVMFRMPGQEGEPLCFTGDVLFRDGIGRTDLPGGSMARMTESLRDKVLTLADETVVLPGHGPSTTIGRERARNPFLRDLLTVGDAPRRGF; this is encoded by the coding sequence GTGCTTGTGGTGGGCTTTCCGGCACAGGCGTTCGGGACCAACTGTTATGTGGTCGCCAGCGCTCCCGGCGAGCAGTGCGTGGTGATCGACCCGGGCATCGGGATCATGGACCACCTCGACGAGGTCCTCGCCGAGCACCGGCTGCGGCCGGCCGCCGTCGTGCTCACCCACGGGCACCTGGACCACACCTTCTCCGTCACGCCGGTGTGCGGGGCCCGCGGCATCACCGCCTGGATCCACCCGGCCGACCGCGAGCTGCTGGCCGATCCGGCCAAGGCGCTGTCGGTCGACCTGAGTGCCATGTTCGGCGGACGGCTGCCCTACGCCGAGCCGGACGACGTCGCCGAGCTGACCGACGGCGCCGTGCTGAGCCTCGCCGGGCTGGAGATCACCGTGGACCATGCGCCGGGCCATACCGGCGGGTCGGTGATGTTCCGGATGCCGGGCCAGGAGGGCGAGCCGCTCTGCTTCACCGGCGACGTGCTCTTCCGGGACGGCATCGGCCGCACCGACCTGCCGGGCGGCAGCATGGCGCGCATGACCGAGAGCCTGCGCGACAAGGTGCTGACCCTGGCCGACGAGACCGTGGTGCTCCCCGGTCACGGGCCGTCGACGACCATCGGCCGCGAGCGCGCGCGCAACCCGTTCCTGCGCGACCTGCTGACCGTCGGCGACGCGCCCCGCCGGGGCTTCTGA
- the hisS gene encoding histidine--tRNA ligase, whose product MSKPTPLSGFPEWLPAQRIIEQRFLDHIRRTFELYGFASLETRAVEPLDQLLRKGETSKEVYVLRRLQAEGEDTSDASLGLHFDLTVPFARFVLENAGKLHFPFRRYQIQKAWRGERPQVGRYREFVQADIDIVDRDTLPAHYEAELPLVIGDALAGLPIPKPTVMVNNRKVLQGFYQGLDLVDPEAVMRVVDKLDKIGPAGVTAELAPLGVTESQAKLVLALAEISSPDASFVDEVRQLGVRDPLLDEGLAELAAVVEAAGAHSPGLCRAELKIARGLDYYTGTVYETQLAGLERYGSVCSGGRYDNLASSGNDRFPGVGLSIGVSRLLGVLFGENALSASRSVPTAVLIAVSAEEDRRACDRIAAQLRARGIATEVSPSAAKFGKQIKFADRRGIPYVWFPGAEDAADTVKDIRSGEQVEASAGNWTPPAVDLIPVVEGTFN is encoded by the coding sequence ATGAGCAAACCCACGCCGCTGTCCGGCTTCCCCGAGTGGCTGCCCGCGCAGCGCATCATCGAGCAGCGCTTTCTGGACCACATCCGCCGCACCTTCGAGCTGTACGGTTTCGCGTCACTGGAGACGCGCGCCGTCGAGCCGCTCGACCAGCTGCTGCGCAAGGGCGAGACCTCCAAGGAGGTGTACGTGCTGCGCCGGCTGCAGGCCGAGGGCGAGGACACCTCCGACGCGAGCCTCGGCCTGCACTTCGACCTGACCGTGCCGTTCGCGCGCTTCGTGCTGGAGAACGCCGGCAAGCTGCACTTCCCGTTCCGCCGCTACCAGATCCAGAAGGCGTGGCGCGGCGAGCGGCCGCAGGTGGGCCGCTACCGCGAGTTCGTGCAGGCCGACATCGACATCGTGGACCGGGACACGCTGCCCGCGCACTACGAGGCCGAGCTGCCGCTGGTGATCGGCGACGCGCTGGCCGGGCTGCCCATCCCCAAGCCGACCGTCATGGTCAACAACCGCAAGGTGCTGCAGGGCTTCTACCAGGGGCTGGACCTGGTGGACCCGGAGGCCGTGATGCGGGTGGTGGACAAGCTCGACAAGATCGGCCCGGCCGGGGTGACCGCGGAGCTGGCCCCGCTGGGGGTCACCGAGTCGCAGGCCAAGCTGGTGCTGGCGCTGGCGGAGATCTCCTCGCCCGACGCGTCGTTCGTCGACGAGGTGCGCCAGCTCGGCGTGCGCGATCCGCTGCTGGACGAGGGCCTGGCCGAGCTGGCCGCGGTCGTCGAGGCGGCCGGGGCGCACTCGCCGGGCCTGTGCCGGGCCGAGCTGAAGATCGCGCGCGGGCTGGACTACTACACCGGCACGGTCTACGAGACGCAGCTGGCGGGCCTGGAGCGTTACGGCTCGGTCTGCTCCGGCGGGCGCTACGACAACCTGGCCAGCTCCGGCAACGACCGGTTCCCGGGCGTCGGGCTGTCCATCGGGGTGAGCCGCCTGCTGGGGGTGCTGTTCGGCGAGAACGCGCTGTCGGCCAGCCGCTCGGTGCCGACCGCGGTGCTGATCGCGGTGTCGGCCGAGGAGGATCGCCGCGCGTGCGACCGGATCGCGGCGCAGCTGCGGGCGCGGGGCATCGCGACGGAGGTCTCGCCGAGCGCGGCCAAGTTCGGCAAGCAGATCAAGTTCGCCGACCGGCGGGGCATCCCGTACGTCTGGTTCCCCGGCGCCGAGGACGCCGCGGACACGGTGAAGGACATCCGTTCGGGCGAACAGGTCGAGGCGTCGGCCGGAAACTGGACACCTCCGGCGGTGGATCTCATCCCGGTGGTGGAGGGGACTTTTAATTAG